The proteins below come from a single Halothiobacillus neapolitanus c2 genomic window:
- the queD gene encoding 6-carboxytetrahydropterin synthase QueD has product MNTIAPQADASSALEPILDRLNKQLAASNGQFCLSVTVDFAAAHQLHGYEGNCARLHGHNWKIIVEVTGQKLDDVGMVIDFKAMKKAARAAAKTLDHQFLNQIEPFDRINPTAEHIAVWFFVELGRMLNQPNARVSAITVWENDYSAVTYRA; this is encoded by the coding sequence ATGAACACCATTGCCCCGCAAGCCGATGCATCAAGCGCGCTTGAGCCCATTTTAGATCGCTTAAACAAACAGTTGGCCGCATCAAACGGACAATTCTGTTTGAGCGTAACCGTGGATTTTGCCGCTGCCCATCAATTGCATGGCTACGAGGGCAATTGCGCGCGATTGCATGGCCATAACTGGAAAATCATTGTCGAAGTCACCGGGCAAAAGCTCGATGATGTCGGGATGGTCATCGACTTCAAGGCCATGAAAAAAGCCGCGCGTGCGGCGGCCAAAACCTTGGATCACCAGTTCCTGAACCAGATCGAACCATTTGATCGCATCAACCCGACCGCCGAACACATTGCCGTCTGGTTCTTTGTGGAACTGGGCCGGATGCTCAACCAGCCCAATGCCCGCGTGAGCGCTATTACGGTATGGGAAAACGATTATTCCGCCGTCACCTATCGCGCCTGA
- the folE2 gene encoding GTP cyclohydrolase FolE2, which produces MTQSAMPDVQSSFDPRNIEIDRVGIKAIKHPLTIVDGDHRQATIAECELTVALPADKKGTHMSRFVALLNAEPLVLSLATLPDWTRRMAELLHAQTADVLFAMPFFVEKSAPVSGQKALMDYQLSLSAHLDDQGQIETQLELVVPVTSLCPCSKEISSYGAHNQRSHVTVTARVTDASLSIVDLIGKIEDQGSCALWGLLKRPDEKYITEYAFDHPKFVEDMIRDVAGTLADYPGIDGYRVTVENFESIHNHSAWAVIDRLGS; this is translated from the coding sequence ATGACCCAGAGCGCCATGCCTGATGTGCAATCTTCATTCGATCCACGCAATATCGAGATCGACCGTGTGGGCATCAAGGCCATCAAGCATCCGCTCACCATCGTTGATGGCGATCATCGTCAGGCAACGATAGCCGAGTGCGAACTGACCGTCGCCCTGCCCGCCGATAAAAAGGGCACACACATGTCCCGCTTTGTCGCGCTGCTGAATGCCGAGCCGCTGGTTTTATCGCTGGCCACCCTGCCCGACTGGACGCGCCGCATGGCCGAATTGCTGCACGCGCAAACCGCCGATGTGCTATTTGCCATGCCCTTTTTCGTGGAAAAATCCGCCCCCGTCAGCGGCCAGAAAGCCCTGATGGACTACCAACTAAGCCTCAGCGCTCACCTTGACGACCAGGGTCAAATCGAAACCCAACTCGAACTCGTTGTGCCCGTCACCAGTCTGTGCCCCTGCTCCAAAGAAATCTCCAGCTACGGCGCACACAACCAGCGCTCGCACGTGACTGTCACGGCCCGCGTCACCGACGCGTCCCTCTCAATTGTCGATTTAATCGGCAAAATTGAAGATCAAGGCTCCTGTGCGCTTTGGGGCTTGCTTAAACGCCCAGATGAAAAATACATCACCGAATACGCCTTTGATCACCCTAAATTCGTCGAAGACATGATCCGCGACGTGGCAGGCACCTTAGCCGATTACCCCGGCATTGACGGCTATCGCGTCACCGTCGAAAACTTCGAGTCGATTCACAACCATTCAGCCTGGGCTGTTATTGACCGGCTTGGCTCATAA